The nucleotide window TGGAACTTCAGGCTTTTCTTGATATGGCAAAAGATGAAGGTGCGTACGAGAATTATTTCTATTCTTCCCATCATCTTGAAGAGTAGAGTTTGTCATGAATTGCAGTTTCTACATTTTTTACAGAGTTAATGAAAGGCTACAAGGCTGCTGAATCTAATACTGATGAACAGCCAAAAAATGAGAGGTCCTTGATGTCACAATGTCAGGCAGTTGCAGACATGAAATTTACCTATGTTGTGTCATGCCAGCAATATGGCGTTCAGAAAAGGTCTGCTGATCATCGTGCTCAAGACATTTTGAGACTAATGACAAAGTATGATCCAGAATAAACAACTTtggtttattttatgttttaagtgtttacttcttatttctaaattttgttCCTTGTGTTCTTTGTAAGGTACCCTTCTCTTCGAGTAGCTTATATTGATGAGATTGACGAAACTGGCAAAGATAAATCAAACAGGACCGGTGATAATAAGGTTTATTATTCAGCCCTCGTGAAGGCTGTACCAAGGTCTGTGGACTCGGCAGAGCCAGATCAGAAGTTAGATCAGGTACCTATTGCAGGTGTTGAATTGGAACATTATGCATCACCTAGAAGCTACAACAGATCTCTTTTTCCTATTCtagttttccttttctttttctggtTTGCCTTTTATTAAGAGTGTCATAACAAGAGTTCATCTTAAGTTCTATTTTGGGCCTTGGATGTATGGTCCTGGTTTGTGGACTTCCTTTTATATAGTTTAGTTCTTCTGGCCGGATTGCATCTCTGcaaattatttttgtcaatCTACATAGAGTTTGTGCTTGGATACTGAGAATCCACACTATTGTTGCTGGAGATTATAATTATATACCTGTTCAAAATCCGCACAATTGTTTCTGgagattataattatatatctcTTCTCAGTTACAAAAAGCAGGTACAATCTCAAacttttattcattcattctaCAAACTGGCTCTTACGTTGGAGATACATCTGCATTTTCTGGTCCATATATTACTTATTCTCTGCAATCAACTTCTGAAATATTGTTGTCTAGGTTATTTATCGAATAAAACTTCCTGGGCCTGCTATATTGGGAGAAGGAAAGCCAGAGAATCAAAATCATGCGATTATATTTACTCGTGGGGAAGGATTGCAAACAATAGATATGAACCAGGTAGGTATCTGATAAGATTCTCATTTACTATGAGAAAAAGTTGGCATTTGGTTTGAGCCACATTATTACTTTTTTCAATCAAAAGGATAACTACATGGAAGAAGCGCTTAAGATGAGGAATTTGTTGCaagaatttttgaaaaagaatggAGTGAGAAATCCGACTATTCTGGGATTGCGGGAGCATATTTTCACTGGCAGGTATGGAGATGGGCCTTTCTAGCGAACCAATAACTTTTTGTTGCTACAATGGGATTGGAGAAAGATTATACTTGTGCATGAGAATTTCATCTTGACAGTGAAATGTAATTTCTTATCAGCTATCATTTTGATTTCTCTGTGCAGTGTTTCTTCACTAGCATGGTTTATGTCAAATCAGGAAACCAGCTTTGTTACAATTGGGCAAAGATTGTTGGCCAATCCATTGAAGTAAGTAGCCAAGAACTAGTTAGGATGTAGAGTACCAACTCTTTTGTTGAGTGCCAACTTGAACTATTATATTCTAGTAGAATTTTGCCCTCCTCtctcttattttttgttttctgttGTGTAAGTAGCCTACTGATGACAGGGAGTTTTTTTCTAATGCACTGAAATCCTGCTTtccttctctcttctcttctcttctctctctctctccgtTAATATCCATTCTCCTTGTTCTTCCTTGTGTAGCCAGAGGCTAAATGTCTGATATTTAGTACTTGCACGCCTTTTCATGTCTAGTTGCCTAGGTGTTCTACTTATGAAAGTTAATGAACCTTCTCATCTTCTAGGTTATCCTTTTTGTCGCCCTGTGACTATTTTTTACTTGGTAAGGTTTGATTGCCTTTCTGTAATCTTAGGATAAAGTGATGGAACATCCTATTTCAAGCTGTAGTTGCATGGATTCTGGATCATAATAATGCAAATATGTCTTTTCATCTCAGTAGGTCAAAAAGGTTTTACTGACATGAAGTTTCTCGTCTATTGTGGATGCTTTGTCTCAGAGTACGTTTCCACTATGGTCATCCTGATGTATTCGATAGATTGTTTCATTTAACAAGAGGTGGTGTGAGCAAGGCTTCCAAAGTCATCAACCTAAGTGAAGACATATTTGCCGGTATTTGAAAACCCACATTGACACGTAAATCCTGTAGTTTTGTCTATTCTTACAAATTTTGTTGCATCATTTAGGTTTTAATTCTACCCTACGGGGGGGTAATGTTACTCACCATGAGTACATCCAAGTTGGTAAAGGAAGAGATGTTGGCCTTAACCAAATTTCACTGTTTGAGGCAAAGATAGCTAATGGAAATGGTGAGCAGACAATGAGTCGTGATGTATACAGGCTTGGACATCGATTTGATTTCTTCCGTATGCTATCATGCTTCTTCACCACTATAGGATTCTACTTTACTACCTTGGTACTGCTCAACTGCTTTCCAGCTTAGACTTCCATGATCCTAACCGGGTTAATTCTCTTTATAGTCTATCTAAATGAATGTATCTTCTTTGGCAGATAACCGTCATTATTGTATATGTATTTCTTTATGGTCGGCTGTATCTTGTCGTCAGTGGGCTTGAAGAAGGATTGAGTTCACACCCAGCTATTCGAAATAATAAGCCTCTTCAAGTTGCTCTTGCCTCTCAGTCTTTTGTGCAAATTGGCTTATTGATGGCATTGCCCATGATGATGGAGATAGGCCTTGAGAGGGGCTTCCGCAATGCCTTAACTGATTTTGTGCTGATGCAACTACAACTTGCTCCTGTTTTCTTTACATTTTCTCTTGGAACAAGGACCCACTATTATGGGAGAACATTGCTCCATGGGGGTGCTCAATATAGAGGCACTGGTCGTGGCTTTGTTGTATTTCACGCTAAATTTGCTGAAAACTATCGTTTGTACTCCCGAAGCCATTTTGTCAAGGGAATTGAACTGATGATTCTACTTCTTGTCTACCATATATTTGGTAGATCATACAGAGATATGGTGGCATATGTTCTTATAACCGCATCTATATGGTTCCTGGTTGTTACATGGCTCTTTGCCCCATTCCTGTTCAATCCTTCTGGATTCGAGTGGCAAAAGATTGTTGATGACTGGGCAGACTGGAATAAATGGATAAACAATCGTGGTGGTATCGGTGTATCCCCAGAAAAAAGCTGGGAATCTTGGTGGGAGAAAGAACATGAGCATCTTTATCATTCAGGGATTCGTGGCACTGTAGTCGAGATATTATTATCATTGCGcttttttatatatcaatacGGACTTGTATATCACCTCACAATTTTGAATAACGAAACAAGTATCCTGGTACGTCCTTAGTTTGCATTTCAGTCTGCAGAAATGATCAACTGAAATATTCTAGTACTGACTCTTTTTGTTTCTTGCTGCATATTCAGGTTTACGGTGTTTCTTGGATCGTCATTTTTGGGATATTAGCAGTAATGAAGGTGAGTTCTAACATGTCACTTTCTTATTATATTCTTTGATAAGTTCCCCCAGCATCTCAGAAGTTATAGAGATACACAATCTTATATCACAAAACCGTAAAAAGAATATATGACTTAGTAAGTGATGGTTACCAGTTTTTAGCTATAATTTATGGTTACAAATACTAACCTTTTTCTTTTACAGGAGATTTAACTTTTGGATTACAATTTCCTGCaattcacatattttcttgCATCTTATTTATCTCTGTTTTGCGCCAGCGGAGTTTATTCGCAGTATAGTATTGCCTTGAACATTGTGTTTTTGAGGCTTAGTAGATACACTTATGTTATAATAATGTTTTCCCTTAAAAATCCAACTATTGGTAATTACTGAGGTCAGATGATTTAAATAAAAGGTAACCAACGACGGTCAGTTTAATTATGGGTAGGAGTAGTTTGCTTGCTTTTCCTCTGTCAATTTTGCTTGCTGCACTTTCTGGTGCTTATGCTGTTTCCTGCaattcacatattttcttgCATCTTATTTATCTGTTTCGCGCCAGCGGAGTTTATTCGCATTATAGTATTGCCTTGAACATTGTGTTTTTGAGGCTTAGTAGATATACTTGTGTTATAACAATGTTTTCCCGTAAAAATTCAACTATTGGTAATTACTGAGGTCAGATGATTTAAATAAAAGGTAACCAACGATGGTCAGTTTAACTATGGGAAGGAGTAGTTTGCTTGCTTTTCCTCTGTCAATTTTGCTTGTTGCACTTTCTGGTGCTTGGGCTGATTAAAGTTTTGGGCTTGCCTTTCTTCGTTCATTGCAGGTTGTGTCTGTCGGAAGGAAGAAATTCAGTGCTGATTTTCAGCTCGTGTTTCGTTTGATCGAAGGCTTCATTTTCCTTTCATTTGTTGCCCTACTCATCAGTTTGATTGTTATTCTACACCTGAAATTTCGTGATATTATTGTTTGCATTCTCGCGTTCATGCCTACCGGTTGGGGAATGCTTATGGTGAGTGCAACAGCCATTCCTTTGCGTCTCAGACATTCTCTTTCGTTCTTTATGCAGGTTTTAAGTCTTCATCCTGCTTTAATTGTTTCAGATTGCTCAAGCTTTGAAGCCTTGGATTCGACGTGGTGGCTTCTGGGGATCGGTCAGGACCCTTGCCCGTGGTTATGAAATTATAATGGGGTTGCTGTTGTTCACGCCCATTGCATTCTTGGCTTGGTTTCCATTTGTTTCGGAGTTCCAAACCCGAATGTTGTTCAACCAAGCATTCAGTAGAGGTCTGCAGATTTCTCGTATTCTTGGTGGACCAAAGAAGGATCGTTCCTCGAGCAACAAAGAGTAGTTTTGAAGGCTAAAATACTACTCATTTCCAAACTGATCCTGCTGAATTCGTTGGACATCTTGAGGATATATTCATGtaaatattatgtatcttaGTTCATGTATACAATTTCAGGTAGCATgtgtatataatatagtttctgCAATTTGTCCAGATGAGTTGTAGACTTGTACAGGATACATATTTGAAATCGAAAGGAGAGGGTTTGGTAtggataaatttattaaaacCTTGTTAGTGGAAATTTCCTTTTGTGTTTTGAAGTCCTTTTCACTTGGTAATTTGTTCCATTACACTTGTAAACGTGCATATGGCAtggttaatttaatttttgaaaacttaaaattgcagaaaatgactttttaaaaCAAAGATCTAGTTATATTGGGTTTTACTCCACTCTTACCTCGTTCTTGGATCTGGTGTTTGGTACGTAGGATAAGATGGGTATTAAAagtttaattttctaataaGATTTACTCTGTTTGGTAGATGATATAAGTTttatttgaggataaatttATACCGTTTATCAAAtatagtataaattttataacaaGCTTAATGTTAAAATACTATATCTTATCCTATTCGatttgagattattttattttaggtaagataaattatgaattcagaATAATTTAATCTATGTACCAAAAAGACTCACTCTTtacccaaaaagaaaaacatgccTTGTATATATAAAGTCTTTATTTTAGAGTATATGATAATTTTACAAATCGTGTAATTCGAGTATACGTATCATAATTACAGTTTGGACCCCACTTGATGCGACCACTGCTTCCATACTTATCTCATGCTATAGCGTCATCCACGTGATTTACACGTGACTCCTCCTTCCCTTCTCTCTCCACATAGCCTCAATTCACTCAGATTCACTTTATCTCCCATAACCAATTTGTGGTAAATTTTTCTGCGTTTTTTGGAGTTTTAGGAGGAAATTCACCGCCGACCGGTCGACGATCATGAACCAGTCTCAGCTTCTGAACCGGAGTTACCACCCTTGGCCACCACCTTTACCACCACGGCCCACAATGGTACCCGAAAATCAACAAACTTTCCAAGTATTACAAAGGCCTTGTTTTACTCCCGGGAGCGTAAACCAGAGTGATTGGAAACTCCAAAACCTTTACAACTCCGATTTTCAGAAACCCCACCGGTTGAACAAACCCCGCCGGTTTTTTCAGAAGAAGAAACAGAGAGAAAATTATCGTTTTACCCCTTTCACCCCGCATAACACGACATCGTTCCTAATCCGTGCGAAGAAATCCGGGGGAATTACTTCTTTGGTTTCCCCTTGTCCAGTGACTCCGGCTGTTTTACCGACGCCGAAGTTTTCCCCGGCGAGGGAGATTTTAGCTGATGTAGCGAAAGAAGAGTGGGGTGTAGACGGGTACGGGTCGATGAACGGGTTGATCCGGGTCCGATCACCTGAGAATGAGCCAGAAGTAGAAGATGAAGGAGAAGGAGTTATTGTATCTTGGAACAGTGATGTTGAGGAAGTGGAGAAGAGGTTAAGCCATGACTTGAGCCGCTTTGAGATGATATATGACCCGAGAAATGGTGGGTCGGTTCGAGATACGTATGATTTTGGTTACAGAGTTGACGATATGGAGGAACATATTGAGAGATTGGAAGAGGAAAACATGgagttgaaggagaaaatgTATGTAATGGAGAGGGAATTGGAGGAATTGCGGAAAAGGGTTCGGTATTTGGAAGGTGAAGATGAAAATGGAGATGGAATTGAGTCGGATAATGAAGCTGGTTCTGAGAAAAGTGTAGGAGATTGAGGTGgccatgaagaagaagaagcaggaTCTGTATAGTTTAGTTTTGTATCTAAGTGTAGATCTTAGATATTaatcttctcttttttgttgttAACTTTTGATGAGTAGAAGTAATTGTAGTAGT belongs to Solanum stenotomum isolate F172 chromosome 1, ASM1918654v1, whole genome shotgun sequence and includes:
- the LOC125878525 gene encoding uncharacterized protein LOC125878525, which translates into the protein MNQSQLLNRSYHPWPPPLPPRPTMVPENQQTFQVLQRPCFTPGSVNQSDWKLQNLYNSDFQKPHRLNKPRRFFQKKKQRENYRFTPFTPHNTTSFLIRAKKSGGITSLVSPCPVTPAVLPTPKFSPAREILADVAKEEWGVDGYGSMNGLIRVRSPENEPEVEDEGEGVIVSWNSDVEEVEKRLSHDLSRFEMIYDPRNGGSVRDTYDFGYRVDDMEEHIERLEEENMELKEKMYVMERELEELRKRVRYLEGEDENGDGIESDNEAGSEKSVGD